Proteins co-encoded in one Actinomadura luteofluorescens genomic window:
- the paaB gene encoding 1,2-phenylacetyl-CoA epoxidase subunit PaaB, giving the protein MSEWPLYEVFVRGKRGLNHVHVGSLHAPDDEMAVRHARDVYTRRNEGVSIWVVRSDAITASSPDEKDPLFAPSGDKVYRHPTFYDIPENVPHM; this is encoded by the coding sequence ATGAGCGAATGGCCCCTCTACGAGGTGTTCGTGCGCGGCAAGCGCGGCCTCAACCACGTGCACGTCGGGTCGCTGCACGCCCCCGACGACGAGATGGCCGTCCGGCACGCGCGCGACGTGTACACGCGCCGCAACGAGGGCGTCAGCATCTGGGTGGTGCGGTCGGACGCCATCACCGCCTCCAGCCCGGACGAGAAGGACCCGCTCTTCGCCCCCAGCGGCGACAAGGTCTACCGGCACCCGACGTTCTACGACATCCCCGAGAACGTCCCCCACATGTGA
- a CDS encoding FAD-binding oxidoreductase: protein MNDLRAAVRGRVLLPGDAGFDAARRPWNLAVEQPVEAVVEAADADDVAALVRYARSAGVGVATQPNGHGATGRTGGAILLRTRRLDGLEVDPVARRARVGAGVASGRLQAAAAPHGMTGLPGSSPVVSVAGVALGGGLSWFGRAHGWVADSVTAFEVVDGEGRRRRVDADTDPELFWALRGGGGDVAVVTSLDLALHPAPHLYGGRMLWTAEHAPEVMDAYRQITAAAPDELTVWLDLLHFPGADPMVAVDVTHLGTADEACDLLHPLDRLARPLSDGRATMPVSELGAITAEPTDPGAGLSRAELLTDLDDGAAKALLADPIAPLLSVQIRHLEGAFARRSDSPHGPLTEPYALYMFGIPTTPATADAVAGKQSAFADALPISGRKPFTFLNPDETAANAFTPEALTRLRRIKTRHDPHNTFRSNFPANR, encoded by the coding sequence ATGAACGACTTGCGTGCCGCTGTCCGCGGTCGGGTGCTGCTGCCCGGCGACGCCGGTTTCGACGCCGCTCGGCGGCCCTGGAACCTGGCCGTGGAGCAGCCGGTGGAGGCGGTCGTCGAGGCCGCCGACGCCGATGACGTCGCCGCGCTCGTCCGCTACGCCCGTTCCGCCGGGGTGGGGGTCGCCACGCAGCCCAACGGGCACGGCGCGACGGGCCGCACCGGGGGCGCGATCCTGCTGCGGACCCGGCGGCTGGACGGCCTGGAGGTCGACCCGGTGGCGCGCCGGGCCCGGGTCGGCGCCGGCGTCGCGTCGGGACGGCTCCAGGCGGCGGCCGCGCCGCACGGCATGACCGGGCTGCCCGGGAGCTCGCCCGTGGTCAGCGTCGCCGGGGTCGCGCTCGGCGGCGGGCTGAGCTGGTTCGGCCGCGCTCACGGGTGGGTCGCCGACAGCGTGACCGCCTTCGAGGTCGTCGACGGCGAGGGACGCCGCAGGCGCGTTGACGCGGACACCGACCCCGAGCTGTTCTGGGCGCTGCGCGGCGGGGGCGGCGACGTCGCCGTTGTGACGTCGCTCGACCTGGCGCTGCACCCGGCGCCGCACCTGTACGGCGGGCGGATGCTGTGGACGGCCGAGCACGCGCCCGAGGTGATGGACGCCTACCGGCAGATCACCGCCGCCGCCCCGGACGAACTGACCGTCTGGCTGGACCTGCTGCACTTCCCCGGCGCCGATCCGATGGTCGCGGTGGACGTCACCCATCTGGGCACGGCGGACGAGGCGTGCGACCTGCTGCATCCCCTGGACCGGCTCGCCCGGCCGCTGTCCGACGGCAGGGCGACCATGCCGGTCTCCGAGCTGGGCGCCATCACGGCCGAGCCCACCGACCCCGGCGCCGGCCTCTCGCGGGCCGAACTGCTCACGGATCTGGACGACGGCGCGGCCAAGGCCCTGCTGGCCGATCCCATAGCCCCATTGCTGAGCGTGCAGATTCGCCATCTGGAGGGCGCTTTCGCTCGCCGGTCCGACAGTCCGCACGGCCCGCTAACCGAGCCGTACGCGCTGTACATGTTCGGCATCCCGACCACCCCGGCGACCGCCGATGCAGTCGCGGGAAAGCAGAGCGCCTTCGCCGACGCGCTCCCTATCAGCGGCCGCAAGCCCTTCACCTTCCTCAACCCCGACGAGACCGCCGCGAACGCATTCACTCCGGAGGCGCTGACCCGCCTCCGCCGTATCAAGACCCGCCACGACCCGCACAACACCTTCCGCAGTAACTTCCCCGCCAATCGCTGA
- the pdxR gene encoding MocR-like pyridoxine biosynthesis transcription factor PdxR, translating into MTETWVNLAARIGADLHLDLPDVGGRRAALTRALREAVRSGRLAPGTRLPPYRSLAADLGLARNTVADAYAELVAEGWLTARQGSGTRVALGAQQPPPARSTPRPSADPSPRTVHDLRQGQPDAASFPRAAWLASARRAVTAAPSEAFGPGDPRGRPELRRALAAYLARTRGVRTDADHIVVCSGFAHALRLLFGGGVLHGPLAVEGYGLPFHRALLKQTSTRTRPLTVDGDGARIDELSKTDRTVLLTPAHQFPTGDPLHSRRRTSVVEWATASDGLIIEDDYDGEFRYDRQPVGAVQGLAPDRVLYIGSASKSLSPAIRLGWMVLPDHLVDDVLTAKGEREAWAGVTDQLTLADFLDSGSYDRHVRRMRQRYRARRDRFVTALAEHAPHVHTTGIAAGLHAVLRLPPGTEPATLQAATRAGVAVDALSTFRHPAARLPPQDGLVVGYATPPNHAFEAAVQALVGVLQQPEVSRRRGAGSP; encoded by the coding sequence ATGACGGAAACCTGGGTCAATCTCGCGGCGCGGATCGGCGCCGACCTCCACCTGGACCTGCCGGACGTCGGCGGGCGCCGGGCGGCGCTGACGCGCGCGCTGCGCGAGGCGGTCCGCTCCGGGCGGCTGGCCCCGGGAACCCGGCTGCCGCCCTACCGCTCGCTGGCCGCCGACCTGGGCCTGGCCCGCAATACCGTCGCCGACGCCTACGCGGAACTCGTCGCCGAGGGCTGGCTGACCGCCCGGCAGGGCTCCGGGACGCGTGTCGCGCTGGGCGCGCAGCAGCCGCCCCCGGCACGTTCCACGCCGCGTCCCAGCGCGGACCCCTCACCCCGAACGGTGCACGACCTGCGGCAGGGCCAGCCGGACGCCGCGTCCTTTCCGCGCGCCGCCTGGCTGGCGTCGGCACGCCGGGCGGTCACCGCGGCGCCGAGTGAGGCCTTCGGGCCCGGCGACCCGCGCGGGCGTCCCGAACTGCGCCGCGCGCTCGCCGCGTACCTGGCCCGCACGCGCGGCGTGCGGACCGACGCCGACCACATCGTGGTCTGCTCCGGCTTCGCGCACGCCCTGCGCCTCCTGTTCGGCGGCGGGGTGCTGCACGGTCCCCTGGCGGTCGAGGGATACGGCCTGCCCTTTCACCGGGCCCTTCTGAAGCAGACCAGTACGCGCACCCGTCCGCTCACCGTCGACGGCGACGGAGCCCGGATCGACGAGCTTTCCAAAACCGACCGCACCGTACTGCTGACGCCCGCGCACCAGTTCCCCACGGGTGATCCGCTGCATTCACGCAGGCGCACGTCAGTCGTGGAATGGGCCACCGCATCGGACGGGCTCATCATCGAAGACGACTACGACGGCGAATTCCGCTACGACCGCCAGCCGGTGGGCGCCGTGCAGGGCCTGGCCCCCGACCGGGTCCTGTACATCGGGTCCGCCAGCAAGAGCCTGTCCCCCGCCATCCGGCTCGGCTGGATGGTCCTGCCCGACCACCTGGTGGACGACGTCCTCACGGCCAAGGGCGAACGCGAGGCCTGGGCGGGCGTGACCGACCAGCTGACCCTTGCCGACTTCCTCGACTCCGGCTCCTACGACCGCCACGTCCGCCGCATGCGCCAGCGCTACCGCGCCCGCCGCGACCGCTTCGTCACCGCACTGGCCGAGCACGCGCCCCACGTCCACACGACGGGGATCGCCGCCGGCCTGCACGCCGTCCTGCGCCTACCGCCCGGCACCGAGCCCGCCACCCTGCAAGCCGCGACCCGCGCGGGAGTGGCGGTCGACGCCCTGTCGACGTTCCGCCACCCCGCCGCACGCCTCCCACCCCAGGACGGCCTGGTGGTCGGCTACGCGACACCCCCGAACCACGCCTTCGAGGCGGCGGTGCAAGCACTCGTAGGGGTCCTCCAGCAGCCCGAGGTCAGCCGCCGAAGAGGGGCAGGATCGCCCTGA
- a CDS encoding OFA family MFS transporter translates to MALSFLDLRHTVAEPGYNRWLIPPAALAVHLCIGQAYATSVYKTSLVAHFDASLTAVGVVFSIAIVMLGASAAVMGTWVDRVGPRRAMFTAACFWASGFLVGALGIAAGQLWLVYLGYGFIGGIGLGIGYISPVSTLIKWFPDRPGLATGMAIMGFGGGALVASPLSRRLLALYDPDGDPASGSAVALLFVTLGVAYFLVMMLGVFTVRVPPPGWRPAGSAPAAERAAAPRGVSAASAIRTPQFWLLWTVLFCNVTAGIGILEQAGPMIGDFFRSGGSTSVSATEAAGFVGLLSMFNMAGRFAWSSTSDFIGRKPTYVGYLGVGMAAYVLLALFGDASTAFFVALAALIISFYGGGFATVPAYLRDLFGTYQVGAIHGRLLTAWSAAGIAGPLIVNRFLDARGEPGALVASDYRPALFTMVGVLAVGFAANLLIRPVAERHHVADAGPRVTDPSPAT, encoded by the coding sequence GTGGCGCTCTCCTTCCTCGACCTGCGGCACACCGTCGCTGAACCGGGCTACAACCGCTGGCTGATTCCACCCGCCGCGCTCGCCGTGCACCTCTGCATCGGGCAGGCGTACGCCACCAGCGTCTACAAGACCTCGCTCGTCGCGCATTTCGACGCCAGCCTCACCGCGGTCGGCGTCGTCTTCTCCATCGCGATCGTGATGCTCGGCGCGTCGGCGGCCGTGATGGGGACGTGGGTCGACCGCGTCGGGCCGCGCCGGGCGATGTTCACCGCCGCCTGCTTCTGGGCGTCGGGCTTCCTGGTCGGGGCCCTTGGCATCGCCGCCGGACAGCTGTGGCTGGTCTACCTCGGCTACGGGTTCATCGGCGGCATCGGCCTCGGCATCGGGTACATCTCGCCGGTCTCGACCTTGATCAAATGGTTTCCCGACCGGCCCGGCCTGGCGACCGGCATGGCCATCATGGGCTTCGGCGGGGGCGCGCTGGTGGCCTCGCCGCTGTCGCGACGGCTGCTCGCGCTGTACGACCCGGACGGCGACCCCGCGTCCGGGTCCGCCGTCGCCCTGCTGTTCGTCACGCTGGGCGTCGCCTACTTCCTGGTGATGATGCTCGGCGTGTTCACCGTGCGGGTCCCGCCGCCGGGATGGCGGCCCGCAGGGTCCGCCCCCGCGGCGGAACGGGCCGCCGCGCCGCGCGGCGTCTCGGCGGCGTCGGCGATCAGGACGCCGCAGTTCTGGCTGCTGTGGACGGTGCTGTTCTGCAACGTCACCGCCGGGATCGGGATCCTGGAGCAGGCCGGCCCCATGATCGGCGACTTCTTCCGCTCCGGCGGCTCGACCTCGGTGTCGGCGACCGAGGCCGCCGGGTTCGTCGGGCTCCTGTCGATGTTCAACATGGCGGGGCGGTTCGCCTGGTCCTCGACCTCGGACTTCATCGGCCGCAAACCCACCTACGTGGGCTACCTCGGCGTCGGCATGGCCGCCTACGTCCTGCTCGCGCTCTTCGGGGACGCCTCCACGGCGTTCTTCGTCGCCCTTGCCGCGCTGATCATCTCCTTCTACGGCGGCGGGTTCGCCACCGTCCCCGCCTACCTGCGCGACCTGTTCGGCACCTACCAGGTCGGCGCCATCCACGGCCGCCTGCTGACCGCCTGGTCGGCGGCGGGCATCGCCGGGCCGCTGATCGTGAACCGGTTCCTGGACGCCCGCGGCGAGCCGGGCGCGCTGGTGGCCTCCGACTACCGGCCCGCCCTGTTCACCATGGTCGGCGTCCTCGCCGTCGGCTTCGCCGCGAACCTGCTCATCCGCCCGGTGGCGGAGCGGCACCACGTGGCGGACGCCGGACCCCGCGTGACCGACCCCAGCCCCGCCACCTGA
- a CDS encoding TetR/AcrR family transcriptional regulator: MKRGRPGYDQATVLRRAIELFNRRGYEGTSMGDLAEELGFSKSAIYHHVPSKSYLLALALDEALDELTAVIREAQEGVGGSAYERLRSVVRESVRVLVAHQPAVTLLLRVRGNSEVELAALRRRRWIDARLAELVRAAAAEGAVRGDVPPELVSRLLFGMVNSLVEWYRPGGEVSADDLSEAITAIAFDGLAAPPA; encoded by the coding sequence ATGAAAAGAGGCAGGCCGGGGTATGACCAGGCGACGGTTTTGCGGCGGGCCATTGAGCTCTTCAATCGGCGGGGTTACGAGGGGACCAGTATGGGGGACCTCGCGGAGGAACTCGGGTTCAGTAAGTCGGCGATTTACCATCATGTGCCGAGCAAGTCGTATCTGTTGGCGCTGGCTCTCGATGAGGCGCTCGATGAGTTGACGGCGGTGATCCGTGAGGCGCAGGAGGGGGTGGGGGGTAGTGCGTATGAGCGGCTGCGATCGGTGGTGCGGGAGAGCGTGCGGGTGCTGGTGGCGCACCAGCCGGCGGTGACGCTGCTGCTGCGGGTGCGGGGCAACAGTGAGGTGGAGCTTGCGGCGTTGCGGCGGCGGCGGTGGATCGACGCGCGGCTGGCGGAGCTGGTGCGCGCGGCGGCCGCGGAGGGGGCGGTGCGCGGTGATGTGCCGCCGGAGTTGGTGAGCCGGCTCCTGTTCGGCATGGTGAATTCGCTGGTGGAGTGGTACCGGCCGGGTGGTGAGGTGAGCGCCGACGACCTGTCCGAAGCCATCACCGCGATCGCGTTCGACGGGCTGGCGGCGCCGCCGGCCTGA
- the paaA gene encoding 1,2-phenylacetyl-CoA epoxidase subunit PaaA: MTTPQAAPQPAPAEHFEATIARHDRIEPRDWMPDAYRRTLVRQIAQHAHSEIIGMQPEGNWITRAPSLRRKAILLAKVQDEAGHGLYLYSACETLGVSRAELTEMLLTGRQKYSSIFNYPTLSYADVGTIGWLVDGAAICNQVPLCRTSYGPYGRAMIRICKEESFHQRQGYELLMTMMRGTGEQRRMVQESVDRFWWPSLMMFGPPDANSPNSERSMAWGIKRNSNDELRQRFVDMTVPQAEALGVTLPDPDLRWNEERQAHDFGEPDWSELSAVIKGEGPCNAQRLAHRRRAHEDGAWVREAATAFARKQAARSEEGAGA; this comes from the coding sequence ATGACGACGCCGCAGGCCGCGCCCCAGCCGGCGCCCGCTGAGCATTTCGAGGCGACGATCGCGCGCCACGACCGGATCGAGCCGCGCGACTGGATGCCCGACGCCTACCGCAGGACGCTGGTCCGGCAGATCGCCCAGCACGCCCACTCCGAGATCATCGGGATGCAGCCGGAGGGCAACTGGATCACCCGCGCCCCCTCGCTGCGCCGCAAGGCGATCCTGCTGGCCAAGGTCCAGGACGAGGCCGGGCACGGGCTCTACCTGTACTCGGCGTGCGAGACCCTCGGCGTGTCCCGCGCCGAGCTGACCGAGATGCTCCTCACCGGCCGGCAGAAGTACTCCTCGATCTTCAACTACCCCACGCTCTCCTACGCCGACGTCGGCACGATCGGATGGCTGGTGGACGGCGCGGCGATCTGCAACCAGGTCCCGCTGTGCCGGACGTCCTACGGCCCCTACGGCCGCGCGATGATCCGCATCTGCAAGGAGGAGTCGTTCCACCAGCGGCAGGGCTACGAGCTGCTGATGACGATGATGCGCGGCACCGGCGAGCAGCGCCGCATGGTGCAGGAGTCGGTGGACCGGTTCTGGTGGCCCTCGCTGATGATGTTCGGCCCGCCCGACGCGAACTCGCCGAACTCCGAGCGGTCCATGGCCTGGGGCATCAAACGCAACAGCAACGACGAACTGCGCCAGCGCTTCGTCGACATGACCGTCCCGCAGGCCGAGGCCCTCGGCGTCACACTCCCCGACCCCGACCTGCGCTGGAACGAGGAACGCCAGGCCCACGACTTCGGCGAGCCCGACTGGTCGGAGCTGTCCGCCGTCATCAAGGGCGAGGGCCCCTGCAACGCCCAGCGGCTGGCGCACCGCCGCCGCGCCCACGAGGACGGCGCCTGGGTCCGCGAAGCCGCCACCGCCTTCGCGCGCAAGCAGGCGGCCCGAAGCGAGGAAGGAGCCGGAGCATGA
- the paaC gene encoding 1,2-phenylacetyl-CoA epoxidase subunit PaaC, with the protein MESQHGSVYDGLLDGDSSQWAFGTDFEDPLAGVDTTVPDGVDPHALATYCLMLADDALVLSHRLSEWCGNAPDLEEDIALANIALDLLGQARLLLARAATADPSIVPALPEGSPVPAEDALAFFRDADAYRNVRLAELPNGDFGHTMARVLVFATARLALFERLTGSRDAVLAAVAAKGVKELAYHRDFAGRWFLTLAQGTEESRRRVLAGLDEVWRHHDELFRTHPVERALAEAGVAVDPASTADDAAAVLAQVFTASGVERPEVPQTGLLGGRGGRDGVHTEALSRMLAETQVVARAHPLGRW; encoded by the coding sequence ATGGAAAGTCAGCACGGCTCGGTGTACGACGGGCTCCTGGACGGCGACAGCTCCCAGTGGGCGTTCGGCACCGACTTCGAAGACCCGCTGGCCGGCGTCGACACGACCGTCCCGGACGGCGTCGACCCGCACGCCCTCGCGACGTACTGCCTGATGCTCGCCGACGACGCCCTCGTCCTGTCGCACCGGCTCTCCGAATGGTGCGGCAACGCGCCCGACCTGGAAGAGGACATCGCCCTCGCCAACATCGCGCTGGACCTGCTCGGCCAGGCGCGGCTCCTGCTCGCCCGCGCCGCCACCGCCGACCCGTCCATCGTCCCGGCGCTGCCGGAGGGCTCGCCGGTCCCCGCCGAGGACGCGCTCGCCTTCTTCCGGGACGCGGACGCCTACCGCAACGTGCGCCTCGCCGAACTGCCCAACGGCGACTTCGGGCACACCATGGCCCGCGTCCTGGTGTTCGCGACCGCCCGGCTGGCGCTGTTCGAGCGGCTCACCGGCAGCCGCGACGCCGTCCTCGCCGCCGTCGCCGCCAAGGGCGTCAAGGAACTGGCCTACCACCGCGACTTCGCGGGCCGCTGGTTCCTCACCCTCGCCCAGGGCACCGAGGAGTCGCGCCGCCGCGTCCTCGCCGGGCTCGACGAAGTGTGGCGCCACCACGACGAACTGTTCCGCACCCACCCGGTGGAGCGGGCGCTCGCCGAAGCGGGCGTCGCCGTCGACCCGGCATCGACCGCCGACGACGCAGCTGCCGTGCTCGCGCAGGTCTTCACCGCGAGCGGCGTCGAACGTCCCGAAGTGCCGCAGACCGGGCTGCTCGGCGGGCGCGGCGGACGCGACGGCGTCCACACCGAAGCGCTGAGCCGCATGCTCGCCGAGACGCAGGTCGTCGCCCGCGCCCACCCGCTGGGACGGTGGTGA
- the paaD gene encoding 1,2-phenylacetyl-CoA epoxidase subunit PaaD, which produces MVTAVPGTARAVAASVRDPEMPMLTLDDLGVLRRVEEHGSAVTVAITPTYSGCPALATMRDDLVHRLTDAGYADVRVEIELSPPWSSDWISERGRAALAAAGISPPGPAPAPAGPVALTLAPTRRSLRCPRCGSASVELTSEFGSTSCKALYRCTGCLEPFEHVKEI; this is translated from the coding sequence GTGGTGACCGCCGTGCCCGGCACCGCCCGCGCCGTCGCCGCGTCCGTCCGGGACCCGGAAATGCCGATGCTGACCCTGGACGACCTCGGCGTGCTGCGCCGCGTCGAGGAGCACGGCTCCGCCGTCACCGTCGCGATCACCCCGACGTACTCGGGCTGCCCCGCGCTCGCCACCATGCGCGACGACCTCGTCCACCGGCTCACCGACGCCGGATACGCCGACGTGCGCGTCGAGATCGAACTGTCCCCGCCCTGGTCCAGCGACTGGATCAGCGAGCGCGGCCGGGCCGCCCTCGCCGCCGCCGGGATCTCACCGCCCGGCCCCGCCCCCGCGCCCGCCGGGCCCGTCGCGCTCACCCTGGCGCCCACCCGCCGGAGCCTGCGCTGCCCCCGATGCGGATCCGCGTCGGTCGAACTGACCTCGGAGTTCGGCTCCACCTCCTGCAAGGCGCTGTACCGCTGCACCGGCTGCCTCGAGCCGTTCGAACACGTGAAGGAGATCTAG
- a CDS encoding MFS transporter small subunit → MASTPDESPSAAPDRAVPRLVVSWSIVGVPLIYGVVETVRAILPLFGG, encoded by the coding sequence ATGGCGTCAACGCCGGACGAGAGCCCGTCCGCGGCCCCCGACAGGGCCGTGCCGCGTCTCGTCGTCTCCTGGTCCATCGTCGGCGTCCCGCTGATCTACGGCGTGGTGGAGACGGTCAGGGCGATCCTGCCCCTCTTCGGCGGCTGA
- a CDS encoding Lrp/AsnC family transcriptional regulator: MSSDAGGEGVRPGRSAARLDAVDRAIIAELLRDGRLSVRALAERVHVSRANAYARLTRLMDEGVITGFTAELAPHKAGLGTSAYVSVTIEQNSWRSVSARLQDTPYVEHFAMVGGDYDVLALVRAPDNEELRHVVLERIQDIPGVRATRTWLVFDEARGRGAQWETWDD; encoded by the coding sequence ATGTCATCGGACGCAGGCGGCGAGGGCGTCCGGCCCGGACGTTCTGCCGCACGGCTGGACGCCGTGGACCGCGCGATCATCGCCGAGCTGCTGCGCGACGGGCGGCTCTCGGTGCGGGCGCTGGCCGAGCGCGTGCACGTCTCGCGCGCCAACGCCTACGCGCGGCTCACCCGTCTCATGGACGAGGGCGTCATCACCGGATTCACCGCCGAGCTCGCCCCGCACAAGGCCGGCCTCGGCACCAGCGCGTACGTCTCGGTCACGATCGAGCAGAACTCCTGGCGCTCGGTCTCCGCCCGGCTCCAGGACACCCCCTACGTCGAGCACTTCGCGATGGTCGGCGGTGACTACGACGTCCTGGCCCTGGTCAGGGCCCCGGACAACGAGGAGCTCCGGCACGTCGTGCTGGAGCGCATCCAGGACATCCCCGGCGTCCGGGCGACCCGCACCTGGCTGGTCTTCGACGAGGCGCGGGGCAGGGGAGCGCAGTGGGAGACGTGGGACGACTGA
- the pdhA gene encoding pyruvate dehydrogenase (acetyl-transferring) E1 component subunit alpha — MSVRTPHQEVEGLLPSAVPVRFVAEDGTDAGAPAEYAAPEDAALVEAYRRMVLGRRFDRQATALTRQGRLAVYPSSRGQEACQIAGVLALRENDWLFPTYRDSVALVARGMDPVEVLTLLRGGWHCGYDPAATRVAPQCTPLATQTIHAVGMAEALRRKGEDGVVMAFVGDGGTSEGDFHEALNYAGVLRAPVVFFVQNNKYAISVPLAKQTAAPALAYKGVGYGVRSEQVDGNDLVAVLSVLTAAVEHARSGGGPYLVEAHTYRMDSHTNADDASRYREDEEVARWEAADPLARLETHLRGRGLLSEEDVASAREAAEEYAARLRDRMAADPEADPFELFDHVFAEPTPQLREQRALLASEMLPGED; from the coding sequence ATGTCCGTACGGACACCTCATCAGGAGGTCGAGGGCCTTCTCCCCTCCGCCGTCCCGGTGCGCTTCGTCGCCGAGGACGGGACGGACGCCGGCGCGCCGGCCGAATACGCGGCGCCGGAGGACGCGGCGCTGGTCGAGGCCTACCGCCGGATGGTGCTCGGCCGCCGGTTCGACCGGCAGGCCACCGCGCTGACCAGGCAGGGCCGGCTGGCGGTCTACCCGTCCAGCCGCGGGCAGGAGGCCTGCCAGATCGCCGGGGTGCTCGCGCTGCGCGAGAACGACTGGCTGTTCCCCACGTACCGCGACTCGGTGGCGCTCGTCGCGCGCGGGATGGACCCCGTCGAGGTCCTCACGCTGCTGCGCGGCGGCTGGCACTGCGGCTACGACCCGGCCGCCACGCGCGTCGCGCCCCAGTGCACGCCGCTGGCCACCCAGACGATCCACGCCGTCGGCATGGCCGAGGCCCTGCGCCGCAAGGGCGAGGACGGCGTGGTGATGGCGTTCGTCGGCGACGGCGGGACCAGCGAGGGCGACTTCCACGAGGCGCTCAACTACGCCGGGGTCCTGCGCGCGCCCGTGGTCTTCTTCGTCCAGAACAACAAGTACGCGATCTCGGTGCCGCTGGCCAAGCAGACCGCCGCGCCCGCGCTGGCCTACAAGGGGGTCGGGTACGGCGTCCGGTCCGAGCAGGTCGACGGCAACGACCTCGTCGCGGTGCTGTCGGTCCTGACCGCCGCCGTCGAGCACGCCCGCTCCGGCGGCGGCCCGTACCTGGTCGAGGCGCACACCTACCGCATGGACTCCCACACCAACGCCGACGACGCCTCCCGGTACCGCGAGGACGAGGAGGTCGCGCGGTGGGAGGCGGCCGACCCCCTCGCGCGGCTGGAGACCCACCTGCGCGGCCGCGGCCTGCTCTCGGAGGAGGACGTCGCGTCCGCGCGGGAGGCCGCCGAGGAGTACGCGGCGCGCCTGCGCGACCGGATGGCCGCCGACCCGGAGGCCGACCCGTTCGAGCTGTTCGACCACGTCTTCGCCGAACCCACGCCCCAGCTGCGCGAGCAGCGCGCCCTGCTGGCGTCCGAGATGCTCCCCGGGGAGGACTGA
- the paaE gene encoding 1,2-phenylacetyl-CoA epoxidase subunit PaaE, whose protein sequence is MAPATFHPLKVAAVDRLTDDSAAVTFDVPPELAADYAFAAGQSLTLRRTIDGREHRRSYSICAPAGARPRIGVREIPEGLFSSWLVREVRPGTEIDVQVPSGSLRADPAEPGRHLLIAAGSGITPMISIAATVLANPGTEVRLLYGNRTSGTVMFAEELGDLKNRYGPRFQLVHVLSREPRDVELFSGRLDAGRLRRLLSAVTPVDDIDHVWLCGPLPMVTGARDVLAEFGVPRDKVHVELFYVDEPPPEVRRDAPAATGETSDVTVVLDGRSSTSPMPRDQRILDAAQATRADLPFACKGGVCGTCRARVTEGEVDMVRNYALEPSEVAAGFVLTCQSHPVTAAVTVDFDS, encoded by the coding sequence GTGGCGCCAGCGACGTTCCACCCACTGAAGGTCGCCGCCGTCGACCGGCTCACCGACGACTCCGCGGCGGTGACCTTCGACGTCCCGCCCGAACTCGCCGCCGACTACGCGTTCGCCGCCGGCCAGAGCCTCACGCTGCGCAGGACCATCGACGGGCGGGAGCACCGCCGGTCCTACTCCATCTGCGCCCCGGCCGGCGCCCGCCCCCGCATCGGCGTCCGCGAGATCCCCGAAGGCCTGTTCTCCTCCTGGCTCGTCCGGGAGGTCCGCCCGGGCACCGAGATCGACGTCCAGGTCCCGTCCGGCAGCCTGCGGGCCGACCCCGCCGAACCCGGACGCCACCTGCTGATCGCCGCGGGCTCCGGCATCACCCCGATGATCTCGATCGCCGCCACCGTCCTCGCCAACCCCGGCACCGAGGTGCGGCTGCTCTACGGCAACCGCACGAGCGGGACCGTGATGTTCGCCGAAGAGCTCGGCGACCTCAAGAACCGCTACGGCCCCCGGTTCCAGCTCGTCCACGTCCTCAGCCGCGAACCCCGCGACGTCGAACTGTTCTCCGGCCGCCTCGACGCCGGCCGCCTGCGCCGCCTGCTGAGCGCCGTCACCCCCGTCGACGACATCGACCACGTCTGGCTGTGCGGCCCCCTCCCCATGGTCACCGGCGCCCGCGACGTCCTCGCCGAATTCGGCGTCCCCCGCGACAAGGTGCACGTCGAGCTGTTCTACGTCGACGAACCGCCCCCCGAAGTACGGCGCGACGCCCCCGCCGCCACCGGCGAGACCAGCGATGTCACCGTCGTCCTGGACGGCCGGTCCAGCACCTCCCCGATGCCGCGCGACCAGCGCATCCTCGACGCTGCCCAGGCCACCCGCGCCGACCTGCCGTTCGCCTGCAAAGGCGGCGTCTGCGGCACCTGCCGCGCCCGCGTCACCGAAGGCGAAGTCGACATGGTCCGCAACTACGCCCTGGAACCCTCCGAAGTCGCCGCCGGATTCGTGCTCACCTGCCAATCCCACCCCGTCACCGCCGCCGTCACCGTCGACTTCGACTCCTGA